Below is a window of Bacillales bacterium DNA.
GCCTCGTGCCGGAGCGGAGGCAAATTTTCGACGCGTTGACCGTCGACGACAATTTGCGGCTTGGCGCGTATCATCGTTACCGGAGAGAACGGAAGCAAGTCGAGGAAGACTTGCGGCAAGTGTACGCGTTGTTTCCGAAGCTGAAAACGATGGAAAAGCGGCTCGGCGGGTTGTTGAGCGGGGGCGAGCAGCAAATGCTCGCGGTCGGCCGCGGGCTTATGTCGAATCCGCGTTTGATCATGCTCGACGAGCCCTCGCTCGGACTTGCCCCGCTGATCGTCAAAGACATCATGGCAAATTTGACGAAGCTGCGGGACGCTTTCGGGACGACGGTTGTGCTCGTGGAACAAAATGTGAAAGCGGCATTAGCGGTCGCCGACCGTGCTTGCGTGCTTGAGCGCGGGGAAGTTGCGGTCGCCGGCACGTCAGCGGAGCTGCGAGACAATGC
It encodes the following:
- a CDS encoding ABC transporter ATP-binding protein; translation: MLELQGIHTYHDYLHVLKGIDLRVEQGEIFAILGSNGAGKSTLLGTIAGIYKPRQGTIRFDGEDVTKLSAQAMVRKGISLVPERRQIFDALTVDDNLRLGAYHRYRRERKQVEEDLRQVYALFPKLKTMEKRLGGLLSGGEQQMLAVGRGLMSNPRLIMLDEPSLGLAPLIVKDIMANLTKLRDAFGTTVVLVEQNVKAALAVADRACVLERGEVAVAGTSAELRDNATVKDAYLGKTKKTEPL